The Dunckerocampus dactyliophorus isolate RoL2022-P2 chromosome 1, RoL_Ddac_1.1, whole genome shotgun sequence genome has a segment encoding these proteins:
- the slc25a33 gene encoding solute carrier family 25 member 33: MAQKDTLLHLFAGGCSGTVGAIVTCPLEVLKTRLQSSGLTLRPVFQVQLGTLSGTGVIRPGTVTPGLVQVLRSILEKEGPRSLFRGLGPNLVGVAPSRAIYFAAYSKSKELFNGLLVPNSGSVHMSSAGVAAFVTNSLMNPIWMVKTRMQLERKARGEKKMNALQCARHVYKTEGVRGFYRGLTASYAGISETMICFLIYESLKKRLAEYQLASPNSEKEKGASDFLSLMMAAAFSKGCASCIAYPHEVIRTRLREEGSKYKRFFQTGRLIALEEGYAAFYRGLIPQLIKQIPNTAIVLSTYELIVHLLGDSK, encoded by the exons ATGGCACAGAAAGACACGCTGCTGCATCTCTTTGCTGGGGG ATGTAGTGGTACAGTGGGCGCCATTGTGACCTGCCCTCTAGAGGTGTTAAAGACACGTCTGCAGTCGTCTGGTCTTACCCTGCGGCCCGTTTTCCAGGTCCAGCTCGGCACCCTCAGTGGAACCGGTGTTATCCGACCAGGGACTGTTACGCCTGGGCTGGTGCAAGTCTTACG ATCAATCCTAGAGAAAGAGGGACCGAGATCCCTTTTCCGGGGTCTGGGGCCAAATCTTGTTGGCGTGGCTCCCTCAag AGCTATTTACTTTGCTGCGTATTCCAAATCCAAAGAGCTCTTCAATGGGCTGTTGGTTCCCAATAGTGGCTCTGTGCACATGTCCTCTGCAGGGGTTGCAG CTTTTGTGACAAACTCTCTGATGAACCCTATCTGGATGGTGAAGACCAGGATGCAGCTGGAGAGAAA AGCCAGAGGAGAAAAGAAGATGAATGCCTTGCAGTGCGCCCGCCATGTTTACAAAACAGAGGGTGTCCGGGGCTTCTACCGTGGCCTCACTGCATCTTATGCTGGCATCTCTGAGACAATGATCTGCTTTCTCATCTATGAGTCGCTCAAGAAACGCCTGGCTGAATACCAACTGGCTTCCCCAAACAGTGAAAAGGAGAAAGGAGCGTCTGACTTTCTAAGCTTGATGATGGCTGCTGCCTTCTCAAAGGGCTGTGCATCCTGTATAGCGTACCCACATG AGGTCATTCGGACAAGACTGCGTGAGGAAGGCAGCAAGTACAAGCGTTTCTTCCAGACTGGGAGGTTAATAGCTTTGGAGGAGGGCTATGCAGCTTTTTATAGAGGACTCATTCCACAGCTAATTAAACAAATCCCCAACACAGCCATCGTCCTTTCCACATATGAACTCATTGTGCATCTACTGGGAGACTCCAAGTAA